One region of Niallia sp. Man26 genomic DNA includes:
- a CDS encoding sugar ABC transporter permease has protein sequence MSGINPVVGTKDVKPTKPKKQKSSALYKQEHRVAFLFVLAPVIGFLLFSVYPFAYSIYASFTDWNGLNRMNFVGLDNFVKLFQDPYFYQTLYNTVFYMIGIPIGLGLALLLAIALNRGLRGTTFFRTVYYIPVISSLAAISIMWAWAYNGDFGLVNQVLEIFGIQGPNWLENKSTVKPAIILMAVWKGLGYSMLLYLAAIQSVSKSFYEAADLDGANSFQKFLNITWPMVKPVTFFLVITNIIGGFQIFTEINIMTPTGGPEYSAASIVWYVWQKAFKYYQMGYGSAMSLILFIFIFIVTVIQFYLNRKSDYSLD, from the coding sequence ATGTCTGGCATTAATCCGGTTGTCGGTACTAAAGATGTAAAGCCGACAAAACCAAAAAAGCAAAAATCCAGCGCACTATATAAGCAGGAACATCGAGTTGCCTTTTTATTCGTACTCGCTCCTGTTATAGGTTTCCTATTATTCTCTGTATATCCGTTTGCCTACTCCATATACGCTTCTTTTACCGATTGGAATGGGTTAAACCGCATGAATTTCGTCGGCTTAGATAACTTTGTTAAACTGTTCCAAGATCCGTACTTTTACCAAACGCTCTATAATACGGTCTTTTATATGATTGGTATTCCAATTGGCCTTGGTTTGGCATTGCTGTTGGCTATTGCGCTAAACAGGGGCTTGCGCGGCACTACATTTTTCAGAACGGTTTACTACATACCAGTTATATCTTCCCTTGCAGCCATTTCCATCATGTGGGCATGGGCATATAATGGGGATTTCGGTTTAGTTAACCAAGTGTTGGAGATTTTCGGAATTCAAGGGCCGAACTGGCTTGAGAATAAGTCAACAGTTAAGCCGGCCATTATTTTAATGGCAGTATGGAAAGGTCTAGGATATTCTATGCTGTTGTATTTGGCTGCTATTCAAAGTGTTTCTAAGTCATTTTATGAAGCAGCAGACTTGGATGGAGCTAACTCATTCCAGAAGTTCTTGAACATAACCTGGCCGATGGTTAAGCCAGTTACATTCTTCTTAGTTATCACAAACATTATCGGCGGTTTCCAAATCTTCACGGAAATCAATATTATGACACCGACTGGCGGCCCTGAATACAGTGCTGCATCCATCGTTTGGTATGTATGGCAAAAAGCCTTTAAGTATTATCAAATGGGTTACGGTTCTGCCATGTCATTGATCTTGTTTATCTTCATTTTCATCGTGACAGTCATTCAATTCTACTTAAATAGAAAATCAGATTATAGCTTGGACTAG
- a CDS encoding carbohydrate ABC transporter permease, protein MKKQKRITDIIVYVILSLGSILMIGPLLWMISTSLKDKTGVFALPPQWIPDPFQFDAYTKLFQLDTLGYGIKNTIIVSLSVTIVGTITSSMAAFAFAKLRMPFKDWIFLILLASIMIPYPIIMIPQFVMFSKIGWVDTLLPLIVPGLFGNITMIFFLRQYLANVPYSLIEAAKVDGAGYLQIFFKLIFPVIRPAVAAQFILWFMGVWNDYLAPLIYLNSPEKQTLQVVIANLKATYAIQTDYPLIMAGSVVSLLPVLIVFLIFQKQIIESVALSGVKG, encoded by the coding sequence ATGAAAAAGCAAAAGAGAATTACAGACATAATCGTTTATGTAATCCTGTCGCTTGGTTCAATCTTGATGATTGGTCCTCTGCTTTGGATGATTTCTACTTCGTTAAAGGATAAAACAGGTGTATTTGCCTTACCGCCGCAATGGATACCAGATCCTTTCCAGTTTGATGCCTACACGAAGCTGTTTCAGCTGGACACTTTAGGATATGGGATAAAAAATACCATTATTGTTTCATTGTCTGTAACAATAGTTGGAACCATTACATCAAGTATGGCTGCGTTTGCCTTTGCAAAGCTGAGAATGCCATTTAAGGATTGGATATTTCTAATTTTGTTGGCATCTATCATGATTCCATATCCAATTATCATGATTCCACAGTTCGTTATGTTCTCAAAAATCGGTTGGGTTGATACACTCCTTCCGCTTATCGTGCCAGGATTGTTCGGTAATATCACGATGATTTTCTTCCTGCGGCAATATTTGGCCAATGTGCCATACTCGCTTATTGAAGCCGCGAAGGTGGATGGAGCCGGATACTTGCAAATATTCTTTAAGTTGATATTCCCGGTCATTCGCCCTGCGGTCGCAGCACAGTTTATTCTTTGGTTTATGGGTGTTTGGAATGACTATTTGGCGCCATTAATTTATTTGAACAGCCCAGAGAAGCAGACATTACAGGTTGTTATCGCGAATTTAAAAGCAACCTATGCGATACAGACAGATTATCCGTTAATCATGGCTGGCTCCGTTGTTTCCTTGCTGCCTGTGCTGATTGTATTCCTGATATTCCAAAAGCAAATTATCGAGTCAGTTGCTTTATCTGGTGTAAAAGGATAA
- a CDS encoding arabinan endo-1,5-alpha-L-arabinosidase, with amino-acid sequence MKENTKRWLETIQSYQWGTLGAHDPTIVKEDGIYYMFATDTFFEEKPTQGVPIRKSNDLVHWEFAGTALAGIPTEANAWSNARGLWAPEVIRYKDKYYMYYSASTFGSTVSCIGLATAEHLLGPWSDQGIVIKTNPDLAKHNAIDANIVVDKDRRYWMCYGSFFGGIYMTELNMETGRLKNEQDYGTLLAKRPKSVDTAIEGAFIYYHEELDYYYLFTSYDSLNDSYNVRVARSREITGPYLDINGNSMLETETRPDSIGVKLVGSYQFKEDISWIGPGHNSIFTEGKKDYMVHHVRIEERSPYHFAFIREIFWLNNGWPVVSSEHYEKMDAHSLSDKDLLGKWEIIAFDDTTTIKESEFFNINESNLAEFEPLGEQQYLHKKSGTIFIVFTCKNWKEDKEGIGFSGLTPNGNTIFGKRV; translated from the coding sequence TTGAAGGAGAATACAAAAAGATGGTTGGAGACTATTCAATCCTATCAATGGGGTACACTTGGGGCACATGACCCTACAATCGTAAAGGAAGATGGCATTTACTATATGTTTGCAACAGACACCTTCTTTGAGGAAAAGCCTACACAAGGGGTGCCGATTAGGAAATCTAATGATCTTGTCCACTGGGAGTTTGCAGGTACTGCATTGGCAGGAATTCCGACAGAGGCGAATGCTTGGTCGAATGCCCGCGGCCTGTGGGCGCCGGAGGTTATTCGTTATAAAGACAAATATTATATGTATTATTCTGCTTCAACATTTGGCAGCACAGTGTCATGCATTGGTCTTGCAACTGCTGAGCATCTTTTGGGGCCATGGAGCGATCAAGGAATTGTTATTAAAACAAATCCAGACTTAGCCAAACATAATGCGATTGACGCTAATATTGTTGTGGATAAGGATAGAAGGTACTGGATGTGTTATGGCTCTTTCTTTGGCGGCATTTATATGACCGAGCTTAATATGGAGACAGGACGTCTAAAAAATGAACAAGATTATGGCACGCTGCTCGCAAAGCGTCCTAAATCTGTTGATACAGCAATTGAAGGTGCTTTCATCTATTATCATGAAGAATTGGATTATTATTACTTGTTTACTTCCTATGATAGTTTGAATGACAGCTATAATGTGAGGGTGGCAAGGTCAAGGGAAATAACAGGACCTTATTTAGATATAAATGGGAACAGTATGTTAGAAACAGAAACCCGGCCGGACTCTATTGGTGTAAAGCTTGTTGGCAGCTATCAATTCAAGGAGGATATCAGCTGGATTGGTCCTGGCCATAACTCTATTTTTACAGAGGGCAAGAAGGATTACATGGTTCACCATGTACGGATTGAAGAACGTTCTCCGTATCACTTTGCTTTCATTCGGGAGATATTTTGGCTGAACAATGGCTGGCCTGTTGTTTCTTCTGAGCATTATGAAAAAATGGATGCGCATTCGTTGTCAGATAAAGATTTGCTTGGAAAATGGGAGATTATCGCTTTTGATGATACAACTACGATTAAGGAAAGCGAGTTTTTTAACATAAACGAAAGCAACCTGGCAGAGTTCGAGCCATTGGGAGAACAGCAATATCTTCATAAAAAAAGTGGTACTATATTCATTGTTTTTACATGCAAAAACTGGAAAGAAGATAAAGAAGGAATTGGGTTCTCCGGATTAACTCCAAACGGAAACACAATTTTTGGAAAGAGGGTTTAG
- a CDS encoding DUF624 domain-containing protein: MAWSNKIMIYLDKAVNIIYLNLLWVAGVLLGLGFFGVFPATYALFHLQKDEAYKADYPSYLQIAKSFFTAYKKGFMKMNGLALIYGAILYVLWIDMQLVKQMAIGLAVLYYPLLFIMIYVLAAIVYTFPVAIHTEGTFKQKAKLVLALPLLMPFQSIFSLLFFLVLLAAAYKFSIILPLCFVSIYIICIERFISGELVKKGAIKGEIIKENI, from the coding sequence ATGGCGTGGTCAAATAAAATCATGATTTATCTGGATAAAGCGGTAAATATCATTTACTTGAATCTGCTTTGGGTTGCTGGCGTGTTGCTTGGACTTGGCTTTTTTGGGGTGTTTCCTGCCACATATGCCTTATTTCATCTGCAAAAAGATGAGGCATATAAAGCGGATTATCCGTCCTATCTGCAAATTGCCAAAAGCTTTTTCACTGCATATAAGAAAGGCTTTATGAAAATGAATGGCTTAGCCCTCATTTATGGAGCGATTCTTTATGTGCTGTGGATTGATATGCAGCTTGTCAAACAAATGGCTATTGGATTGGCAGTGCTCTATTATCCGCTTCTCTTTATCATGATTTATGTTTTGGCTGCCATCGTTTATACATTCCCTGTTGCCATACATACGGAAGGGACATTTAAGCAAAAAGCGAAATTGGTGCTGGCTTTGCCGCTGCTTATGCCATTCCAAAGTATTTTCAGTCTGCTGTTTTTCTTAGTACTGCTGGCAGCAGCTTATAAATTCAGCATTATTCTCCCACTATGCTTCGTTAGCATCTATATCATCTGCATTGAAAGGTTCATATCAGGTGAATTAGTGAAAAAAGGAGCTATTAAAGGAGAAATAATCAAAGAGAACATTTAA
- a CDS encoding family 43 glycosylhydrolase, with product MIETTSKYNNPIVLQRADPWVYKHTDGYYYFTGSVPGYQEIEVRRAKSLNDLENSEKATVWRAHEEGPQSQLIWAPEIHFVQGKWYVYFAAAPSSHPKNHIFQHRMFAIECGDENPLTGKWEEKGQVKTQQESFCLDATVFEHNEKLYYVWAQKEPAIPGNSNLYISEMENPWTLKGKQLLLTIPEFGWEKIGFLVNEGPAVIIRNNKIFITYSASATDGNYCMGMLWADADADLLDGYSWTKSKEPVFKSAPENGQFGPGHNSFTVSEDGQEDILIYHARPYTEMDGDPLDNPDRHARAQVFTWDENGFPVFGKPIANNN from the coding sequence ATGATTGAGACAACATCTAAATATAATAATCCAATAGTTTTACAGCGTGCAGATCCTTGGGTTTATAAGCATACAGACGGTTATTATTATTTCACAGGCTCTGTTCCTGGTTATCAAGAAATTGAAGTGAGAAGAGCAAAAAGTTTGAATGATCTTGAAAACAGTGAGAAGGCGACTGTTTGGAGAGCACATGAAGAAGGGCCGCAAAGTCAGTTAATCTGGGCACCAGAGATTCACTTCGTGCAAGGCAAATGGTATGTTTATTTTGCGGCAGCACCAAGCAGCCATCCGAAAAACCATATTTTCCAGCATCGCATGTTTGCAATTGAATGTGGTGATGAAAATCCTCTTACAGGTAAATGGGAGGAAAAAGGGCAAGTGAAAACACAACAGGAAAGCTTCTGTCTTGACGCTACCGTGTTTGAACATAATGAAAAACTGTACTATGTTTGGGCACAGAAGGAGCCTGCTATCCCTGGAAACTCTAATCTGTATATTTCTGAAATGGAGAACCCATGGACATTAAAAGGCAAACAGCTTTTGCTGACAATCCCTGAATTTGGCTGGGAAAAAATCGGTTTTCTAGTGAATGAAGGTCCAGCAGTAATAATCCGCAACAATAAAATTTTTATCACTTATTCTGCAAGTGCAACAGATGGAAACTATTGCATGGGTATGCTTTGGGCAGATGCAGATGCAGACCTTTTAGATGGCTACTCGTGGACTAAATCGAAAGAACCTGTTTTCAAAAGTGCGCCAGAAAACGGTCAATTTGGTCCAGGCCATAACAGCTTTACTGTAAGTGAAGACGGTCAAGAAGATATCCTCATTTATCATGCCCGTCCATATACAGAAATGGATGGAGATCCGCTCGATAATCCAGATCGTCATGCCAGAGCACAAGTGTTTACTTGGGATGAGAACGGTTTCCCTGTATTCGGAAAACCGATAGCTAATAATAACTAA